The DNA window attgtgattatatgattcaaaagactaagtccctgtttcatcagtgttttggatttacacttatttgataatcagcgatgatgtgtacttacacttggagtaagtattatgttctttcgaggacattggtaaagtatactagtttcgaatgtatggagtatacattggactggaccgatattgaacttagttaagatattataaacttaccgttgtatctttccaagtcaatatcagcagttgatcttaagattaaaagaatctaaatcctgatatgcttaggctcaactcaggagtgctattcatgttctttgatttattagttaagcctacttttgggtcagggtgatacgtatattttgggaacatgatagtatgattgagtgggagtgctgaacataaatatggaatctatagcttctactgatgtatagaagtcaagtgatgattcccttcgagcttagctaaatagaagtaaatggatgagctcttgtttaagtgactaattcttagatcactaaacatcatttacaggtagctaagtgttttaaggggccaaatacgttgaggggtgaaaacggtaaaattatcccatctcgatgtaaatcatctatatagaggatctttgatcacaataagattataacaatggttaaatgagatagcatatctatatcgtggaacatataatatgctttatataagtctgagagtgcaattctaagttctaagagtggattcaacgaggaattaataagtagggatttacttagtaaattcggttcacttattggaagctcagcatatagatccatggtccccattctagttgagactatactgcttgtaagactcaataattgatttgtaattaatcaattataattctaaagttagactatgtctaatttgtgaattttcactaagcaggggtgaaattgtaaagaaaagagattctaggtttatttattaattaagagactctacatgtctaattaataattaaattgaatgacaatattatttaataatctattttagttattagataattagttttggcatttaaaaggttagaattgataaaattggcgtttttgagaaaatagaaataaaaaatgtgaaaactacaaaatccaagtgaggcccaataatacctgtggccggccacttaagcagatATTtccagttgatattttcattattttattgccaaataattgctaacctaaacctagtcgttgcctataaatagaaagtggtggctcagttCAACATATGCCTTTTGGTCAGAAAATCAGAGATTGCcttttcagaaaaattgagcctttcCACTTCTCTCTttatagccgaccctatccctctctcttttcctcttctcaatttcgaaactttagtgatagagtagtgcccacacacagcaagtggtacctcaatcatagattagaagactgtgaaggatcacacacaaagagaaggacattcaggctcagatcttgataatactctgcgacagaaaggatacaagggttagagatctgagtggaaggagacattattccgctgccatcaatgtaaggttttattaactttatatgtgtttaattatcgttttagaaagttcatatttagggtgttaaacaacatacttgtgagtagatctaagatcctggtaaaataaattccaacagttatACATTATGTTTTACCTGAAAGGTACCCTTGGGTACTGCTAACTTGAATGTATATGTAGCTTTGTCAGGTTGCTCACCTCCCGTTATTTCTTCCATTCAGGTAGTACCGGGCGTTGAATAGGGGAGGTGATAGTTGCATAGGTCCCTCACTTACTTTGCAGTTATGGCCAGAATGATACAAACTCTTCGTAGGGCGCCTCCATATGACCTTCACATGGCTAGGGTGCCTAAGGGGTCGAGTTAGGATGGTAGAAGAGACCGCTCAGCCCCCTGCTGATGTTGACTTAGAGATTGACCAAGGGTTGAGAGTTTTGATGCAGAATCTGATCTAGAAGAGGTTGCTCTAGTGAGGAGGAGGAGGTGTAGGTTTTGTTCTGTCCTCCCAGATTATCCCTTAGGTCACTATGACACCAATGGTAGGCCACTGAACAGGCTCGGTGAGCCTTCAGAGCTTACACTGGATCATGTCCTAGAGGATAGGGCTGCACATGGGCTGGGTTGGAGATGTTTTAATGGGCCAACCCAATAACTGCGGTTTGGAAAAACTATGAACCattcacttttttttaattgtacAACCCAACCCTACTTACTATAACGATATAAgggttgggttgggttgggATTCATATTTTggactttaatatttatattacaaaaatgataaaagttaattgtacaaagtttgatttttaaaaattgtggaTCATTGGTGAGATATTAAGAAGTAATTACTATTAAAGCCTATGAAAATGATAACATTATTAATACTTATGTATCCTAACAATAGAAATAGGAGCATTCATCATAAGATAATAATATATCCAAACCAAACTTATCATTTGTAGTCAACCATaaacgaaaaataaaaatggcgAATGTTAAAGTTCTCAAGTCTccacaataaaaataaagttattCACAATAGAAATTCTAAagttttgaagaaaaaataaagtttaaaagaTAAATAAGCTAGCTTCATTATTCATCCACTCCAGAAATTGACCTACAtgcaaatttaagaaaaatataaatatgtaatttatacacaataataaataaaaaaaatcataattaagtatataactttgTATACCTTATAATTCCTTAGTCAACGACCACAGTTTCAATTTTCCTCTTCTCCTTTGATGTTACGTTTCCTTTATCTGAATTatctaaaaaagaaattatcaaaatgtaattgaaaataaaataaattaaaaaataaattaaaaaagaagagTAATATATTTACCTTCTTCAAGAAAGTCATATGCTTGAATGTCATCCAAGTATTTCTCAACTTGAATGCTTTCATGTGATGCCTTCAACCAATTCTGAGTGCAAACTAGTGCCTCTACCATATTTGGACTCAAAGAACTTCTAAATGAGTCTAAAATACGACCACTAGTACTAAAAGCAGATTCAGAGGCCACAGTAGAAATAGGAATAGCAAGGACATCTCTTGCAATCAATGACAAAACATTGTACCTCCTAGCATTATCCTTCCACCAAGTAAGGATATCAAATGAAGAAGTCATTGGATCAACGATCTTATCTCTCAAATACCTCTCAATATCATTCATCTTCTCACTCAAACACTTCATCACTTCTTGTTGCAAATATAGAGATAATGATTTTCTTTTATGAATGTGCTTGATCTCACTCTTTGGTGGTGATACACTACTATTGTCTTTTTCACCCTCAATCTTAGATTTGTTCTCCATACTATAGTAAGTATACAAACGTTGAAGGGTTTGTTCCACCTTAAGCACAATCTTTGTAACAATTTCAGTATCATAAACACTCTCAAAACAATATTTAAGATACTTCATCTTATACCTAGGATCAAGCACAACAGCAACAATATTTAAGATACTTAGGATCAAGCACAACAGCAACAGCAACAATCTTTGTAACAATTTCAGTATCATAAACACTCTCAAAACAATATTTAAGATACTTCATCTTATACCTAGGATCAAGCACAACAGCAACAAACAACATAACATTGATGTTTTCTACATCCCCAATATTTGTCATACTTTCTTTTCATACCGGCTGCCATTACAGATAACAAATGTTCATCACTTGAGGCCAAAGCAGACAATTGAGTGTGAATTTCACAAATTTCATGATAAAAGGTGTTTGATGTAACATGTAAGGTACCACTAAACTTTAGTGTGACTTCATAAAAGTGCGTAGAAACTTGACAAATATCTTAGCACTCTCCCAATCGGTACTAGTAGGCGGTCTAGCTCTCTTCTTCCCACTTTCATTTTCATTGAAGTAACTCAAGAATCTATCATCTTCCTCCTCATACCTTGAAAATGCTTTCTCAAAGATAATAGCAACATCTAGCATCATAAAAGTTGAGTTCCACCTTGTAGGCACATCTAAAATCAAACCACCTTTATAATCAATCTTTTCTCTCTCAGCACAAGCTTTGAATTTTCCCAATCGTGCAGGAGATGACCtgtaacgtcctcgcttcaagcctctattgggtccttacacagacggaatgaatggctcttatacacgagtacgccactctggctgcttcctggattgatgactgaccctacagaccaacacgagtgtttccagcgtgctttgtcctcacttgcacgcttcctgggaaaacttcccaggaggtcacccatcctaaaattgctccaggtcaagcacgcttaactgtggagttctttcgagatgggctactgaaaaacaagacgcaccttgttgatataggtagtaccaatcaatccatttaagccatcttcaactgtgtagtcccatacctacacagtctcagaatcatccctcttgaccttccccaggcgatgtgggattgcacagcttacccggtatttccccatacggatcacgggactacttactgtcacaatcacccccccttacggggtccgacgtcctcgtcgaccacacttccagcCGGGTCAAGGCTCGATACCATTTTGTAACATCCCCCGCTtaaagcctccattgggtccttacacccacggaatgaatggctcttatacacgagtacgccactttgGTCGCTTCCCGGATTGATTGCGACCCTACGGacgaccaacacgagtgtttccaaactgcgtgctttgtcctcacttgcaCGCTTCCCGGGAAAACTTCccggaggtcacccatcctaaaattgctccgtgtcaagcacgcttaacgcagtggagttctttcgagatgggctaccgaaaaacaagacgcaccttgttgatataggtagtaccaatcaatccatttaagccatctttaactgtgtagtcccatacctacacgaTGCCGTAATCATCCctcttgaccttccccaggcgatgtgggattgcatagcttacccggtatttccccatagggatcacgggactacttactgtcacaatcacccccccttacggggtccgacgtcctcgtcgaccacacttccggctgggtcaaggctctgataccattttgtaacatccccgcttcaagcctccattgggtccttacacccacggaatgaatggctcttatacacgagtacgccactttggctgcttcctggattgatgactgaccctacagaccaacacgagtgtttccagcgtgctttgtcctcacttgcacgcttcctgggaaaacttcccaggaggtcacccatcctaaaattgctccaggtcaagcacgattaactgtggagttctttcaagaTGGGCTACCGGAAAACAAGATAAACCTtcttgatataggtagtaccaatcaatccatttaagccctcttcaactgtgcagtcccatacctacacagtctcagaatcatcccacttgaccttccccaggcgatgtggaattgcacagcttacccggtatttccccatacggatcacgggactactgactatcACATGACCGAATGTACCTCACAACATTACGAATAGCAGCAATTGAATCATGCAAATATTTTAGGCCCTCATTCACAATTAAATTCACTATGTGAGCACAACACCTAAAATGCATAAAATCACCATCAAGAATAGACCCTTTCCATGCATTGATTCTCCTCTTAACAAGACTAACAACTACATCATTTGCCGATGCATTGTCCACAGTCACGGCAAACACCTTCTCTATTCCCTAGCTAAGCAAACACGATTCAATCATCTTACCAATGGTATCTCCTTTATGGTTTGGAATTTGACAAAAACTTATGATTCGTTTTTGCAAACACCAATCACTATCAATGTAGTGTGCTGTTAGACACATATAAGGAATTTATTGGATGGATGTCCAACAATCAGTTGTTAAACACACTCTTTGACCCATTTTGATCAACTCCTCTTTTAGTTTTACTTTTTCATCCAAATAAAGTTGGTATATATCTCTAGGAACTGTCATTCTGATAGGAACAAAAAATCTAGGTTGCACCACTTTCATGAGATGTTTAAAACCTTCACCTTCCACAACTTTAAATGCATGTTCATCTAACACTACCATCTTAGCTAGAACTTTTCGACAATTCTCCTTATTAAAGGCCACTGCCAACGAATTTCCACCACCCTCATTACCATTTTGAAAACTCAATAACTTTTGTTTCTTATCAAATACCCTAAATGGATATTTCTTACATTGATTATTCAAATGACTCCACATACTGCTTGTTCCTACTCCAGTAGTATGACAAGCATAGTCTTTCTCGCAATAATTACATTTGCACCTAGGTTCATTTGGATTCCCCCCctcaatttttgtaaaatgatcCCAAATAGCAGAGTGTCTACTTAGTTTTTTTTGGTAGTGGGTGTGTCATCATCACCTTCTTTTTTGGGTGACTCAAGCTCCATGGAGTTTGTGGTAGTAGGGATGAAGGTAGTGTTAGGGATAGGAAGTGGAGTAGTGTTAGGCTTATCATGGATTTCACCTAATTGAGTAGAAGTAGGGGAAATATACTTTTTCATAACTCGATCCTATAAAAGtaaaaccataaaaaatacacaaaatcaACTAACTAGCATACAAaagtaataacaaatatatattaacaaaaatttaatacaatgcataaaaatactatgataataaattatattatatataaaatcatgacacaaataaatatttcataaatatgcataaaaataaataaatttacgtTATTGATACATCGATAATATAAGACATGCatgttttctaaaaaaaactaatataagatatgataaattatctttacaatacaaaataatacttaGATAATAAAAATGATGAGCtagaataaaaaaaactcaattttattcatatatatatatttatctattaatttttcacaataaaaacatttaatttagtaaaatataatatatatatacataaacaaataatagttatatacaaaataatagtattcatatacattattataaaaGTACATAAAAACATATTTGTAcatataaaaatgtaaatatacacatatatattgaTTATCGAGAGACAACAAACAAAAAAGATACATACAcacaaatatatttatttatatttatatacacatTAAATTATGagtatcaatatatataaagcaTACATATATTACATACCGTCACTGTCGTATTGTCGAGCGTCGGTATCAAAACTCTAACTAGTGTTAACTTTAGAGAAAATAGATCATCAACCTGTACATAAAAGAATATGtaaatatttcataaaaaaaacatgtaaatatatatatatatatatattgctaagaaataacaaaatagcGGTGGTAGTAATTAATTCTCACAAAACTTTGTAGTAGTAGAATAGTGGTACACTGTTAGAGACTGATTTTGTGGTTTTAATTTTTGAGTGTTGATAAAGCTGCTGTGATGTTACTATCACAATATCActaatgtataattttatactcaTATATAGTCTTATACTGTAGGGTTAATTATAtcagtacaatatatataattataaaatttatttaataaattaatacaaATTAATGTAATTTATAAATAGTAGTTTTCAAATTGTCTCTCGAATtgtaatatctaaaattaatgatAATTGATGAGTAGATATGATATTgttaataaatgaaaattatttttatgattttttcttTTGCCGAATAATTCGTGATTGACTATTTGACTCATTAATTTAGCATATAAAACATaagttaattatatatgatatatacacAGAAGTAATATGAGAGAACGTATTGGGTTGGGTTGTGTAGACTTAAATTTTCCAAACCCATAACCAAACCATATATAAACGACCCATCATCTTTCAAACCAATGAAGTACGGCCCATATTTTACGTAACCCTTTAACACAAAAAATGGGTTGGGTTGGCTGGTTTAGTCGGCCCGACCCGTATTTTGTGCACCCCTACTAGAGGAGTCTTTTGAGCCGGTGATACTAGATGAGAGATATATCATAGGGGAATAGTTGGGTCTCCCCTACTTCTACTCTTTCCTCTCAGACCTTTAGCGAGATTCTTGCCAGTAGCTTAGTAGGGGATGTTAAGTGCCAGATTCCTCATAGGAATTATCAGGCTCTCTCTGGGTTGGTTGGCGTGGTTTGAGCGCCATATTGAGCATGGGGCAGTATTACCGCTTCATCGATATTTTATGGACATCGCTGCTTACTTTGGGATGTGTTTGACATAGCTTACGCTAAAAAGCATCAAGTATCTTTTGATGATATTCGTCTTGTACAGAGAGTTAGGTTGGCCTTAGCCTACCCCCTACGAGATCAGTCACTACTTTAATCTGAAGTCTGTGCTGAAGAAGAACAGGACTAGCTACTTCTATCTTAGTCATATTGGTTACCAATGGTTGGGTGACACTAATTGCACAGCCATGTCAAAGGTCAGTGGGTACGCCAATTAGTACTTTATCGCCTATGGCCTTTGCGGGATTAGGCATTACGAATTTTGGCCAGTGCCATTCTCTAGATGCTCTATCCCCACTTTGCAAATAAGGGATAGGGCAAACCACATCATGTCTCTCTTGGCAGAGAAGATAAATATAATCCGATTGACCAGTGTGGCCAAGTTCTAAAAGTATGGCTTATACCCTCCTGCTCCTAGAGTTGTAGGAGCACTGGCTGTAGATAGGGCCTACCTTAGAGATGGGAAAGCTCTTGACTTGGATGATGATCTGGTACCTTTATCTCGCATTGCACAAACTTTGGAGAGGGCCCTCCGCCAGTGCCTAGCCGGTGGGGGTCTGGGTGGCAATGCTTCTCTCCGTATCGGGACCAGAGGCCAGGCTTTTGAGAGACCTACACACCCCGTGCCTATATCTAGAGGAAAGGGTAAGGTGGTAGTAGAGTACTCTAATAGCTCCTCTTCTGATGAAGATGGTATTTGATAGTTGTTAACACCGTGCAATTTTGATATATTGAAAATTTATGATTGTTTTCTGACTCAACTACTTTCTTTTTGCAGATATGTCTTCCAAGTTGAGAGGTCTTACTGGGGGACCTTCAGATGAGCCCACGAGATGAGTGAGGGCCAAGGTGGCCAGGACTTCCCGTGGTGGAGATGTTACCGGGTCGTCACTGCCTCACCCTTCGCCAGGGACTGCACCACCTGAGTAGCCTGTGATACGGCCTGTAGGCCAGGGTACTCGGAGGCCTAACAAAAGAGCGAGGTTAGTCTCTGGGCAGAGGGCTATTGAGGTAGCCAATAGGTGCATTGAGAGAGCTATCCCCTTCATGGACGAGGATCTGAAGGAGCTTGGCGATAGCGAGCCAGACAAGCTCTACTCTATTGGTCTTCGATATCTTTCTTTGGTAATTTGTAATTTTAGCTCTATTCATCTTTTAGGCACTCCACAGGCTGGTCGGCCATGAGGCTTGTTGCATGGGGCTAGTTGACCTTGGATGCTATTTTGAGGGGCTGGCCGGCCATAGAAATTCCATGGGAGGACTGGCAGACCAGTGTTGTGGTATTGACActgatgttattttattttattttcatgagCTCAACCCGTGATGGCTCTCGGGGGTCCTCGGATGCTCTTCAAGAGTGGGTGAGGACCTTGGAGAAGCTGAAGGATTTCCTAAAGGAGAGATAGAGAATGGTTTCTGGCCTGGAGACCATGCTTGGCGCTAGAAACACAAAGAACATCGCATAAGCCGCCTTCATCACTGGGCTGCAGTCTGACCTTAATGATCACAAGCAAAAGCTACATGAGGCTCATGATGGCCATCATGCCATTAGGGAGGAGTACGCCGACCTATCTTTTGAACTTACTTATGAGTTCCAATCGTGCAACCCTTGAGCTAATTTATTGTACATGGGCAGTGAGGCTTTTGTGGGGAGAATGTTGGCCCATGTAAAGGCACTTTTTGAGATCTAGATGGAGGCAGACCAGGTCGCTGCCTATCGAGAGGGGTCATCAGGGACTCATGAGGAGGAGCTGGCTGATCCACCTGTGGagaaggtggccggccatggctctTACCACTAGGTTGGCTAGCATGTTGATGATGGGGCTGACCTAGACTCTGTCGATCTCGATCATCTCACGACTTTGGATTTAGCTCCTTCTGCCCCTACACACATTTAGACAGTTTTTTCATTAGTAGTATTTGATATTATGTTTGTATAATATAAAGAGTAATTTCATGTTCTGCACAGCCTGTGGCCTTTTATGCTCAGTGGCCTTTTAGCTTTAGAACACTACTTACTTTTATGTCCTATGTGGCCTGTGGCCTTTTTAGAGCATTGTTTTATTTTCATGTTCATTGTGGCCTAAGGCCTTTTTAGAACAGTACTTCATTTTGAGCCCCAGGGCCTTCATGTTCGTATCTTTGGCCGTAAGCTCTCTGTTTTTTAACACTACTATTGTTTGGCCCTGATGCTTTTTTATCATGGATTGTGTGACCGACTAGGCGGTCTTTAATCCTGACTATCTTTTTATGGCCTTGACAAGTAAGGGTCCGAATTTACTTTGCCAAGCTGAAGTATGCCTAGACGACTTAGAGGTAGGTTTAGTAGCTTATACTAAGCATTAAAATTTCTCTACATAAGTTCTTTTTGCTAGTTCGATGCGTTGTACAGAGGGACCATGCAGAAAAGTCTCTTGGTCACTTGCTATTCACCAAGATTCAGAGACTTTGCGTAGGTTCTGTCTTTTGAGGGTACCATAGTACGCATGTGGAACTAAAAGAATAACTTTAAGAAGTTAATTTGTGAGCAAGTGGTTTAGACATAATAAACAGAATATAAACATTATCATTTATTCATTAATTGGTCATTGCTGCTGTGAAACTTATATAAATTGAATCTACAAGCCTATATTACAAGATGTTAATTGGCTACCCCTGCTTGCCTAGTAAACCAGAGGCCACTGTTGAAGAATAGTGGGAGACCACGCCCAAAAGGGTCGTGAGTGCTAGCGCTTTTTGTACTCTAATGTTGAGTAGGTAGAATCGCTACTTTGGAGTAGAGTTCTATAAGTTGGTTAGATAGTATTTGTGAAGGTGCTCTCCATTCCAGTATCTTGGTAGAAGAACAAGTTTCATGTTCTCGTTGTACCTTCCAGCTTGTAGGCTCCCTTACTAATTATCTCTGTAACTTGACAAGGGCATTCCCAGTTAGGTCCAAACACTCCTGCTACTGAGTCTTTAGTGTTCAGGAACACCCTTCAGAGCACCAAGTCTCCTATAAAGAATTTTCTACTCCTGACTTGTTTGTTGAAGTGCCTTGCTACCTTTTGCTAGTAGGCTTGCAGCTTTAGGTTGGCTtgttctcttctttcttctattTCATCGAGGAACTCTGTCAGTAGGGTGTTGATTATTTGTTGGTCGTAGGTTGTTTTCTTTTGAGATGGTGGCACTAGCTCTACAAGCAACAATGCCTCATAGCAAGCTAGAGCAAATGGAGTTCGCCCAGTAGCCGTCTTCTCGGTAGTCCTATGCGACCATAGGACCTTTGGGACCAATTTAGACCAATTTCCTTTTGCTTCCTCAAGGCATTTCTTTAGAGTGTCCTTGAGGGTTTTGTTGACAGCTTCCACCTGCCCATTTGCTTGAGGATGGGCCACAGTTGAgaagatcttgataataccaTGTCTGTTGTAGAAATTAGTGAGCATGTCACTATCAAACTACTCGTCGTTGTCTGATATAATCTTCTGGTGAAGGCTGAActggcatatgatgttcttaaCAATAAAGTCAAAGACCTATTTAGAGGTGATTATCGATAGGGGTTCAGCTTCTGttcatttggtgaagtagtcttaCGACGACAACAAACTGTACCCCTCTTTTTCCCTTTAGGAGTTAAAGGATTAGGTCTATTCCCCATAGTGTGAAGGGCCAAGGAGACTGGATCATCTTGAGCTTGTTGGGCAGAGCTCTTGGGATCTTTGAAAAGTCCTGGAACTTGTCACATTTTCTAACGTAGTCCATCGAGTCTTTAATCATCGTTGGCCAAAAGTACCCCTATTGGAGTATCTTTTTGGATAGGCTTTGCCCCCTAGCATGGCTACCGCAGAAGCCTTCATGGACTTCTATCATTAGCTATTCAACTTTGGCCTTGGTGACACACCTCAAGAGAGGCATGGAGAAACTCCGTCTGTACATTATCCCGTCTAGGATCAGGTACCTAgtagcttttcttcttagtttgctTGCTTCATTTTTGTCTTCTGGCAAGGCTCCAACTTGGAGGTAAGCTGCGATAGGTGTCATTCATG is part of the Cannabis sativa cultivar Pink pepper isolate KNU-18-1 chromosome 5, ASM2916894v1, whole genome shotgun sequence genome and encodes:
- the LOC133038432 gene encoding zinc finger BED domain-containing protein DAYSLEEPER-like; the protein is MTKIEVASPVLLQHRLQIKVVTDLVDDLFSLKLTLVRVLIPTLDNTTVTDRVMKKYISPTSTQLGEIHDKPNTTPLPIPNTTFIPTTTNSMELESPKKEVAFNKENCRKVLAKMVVLDEHAFKVVEGEGFKHLMKVVQPRFFVPIRMTVPRDIYQLYLDEKVKLKEELIKMGQRGIEKVFAVTVDNASANDVVVSLVKRRINAWKGSILDGDFMHFRCCAHIVNLIVNEGLKYLHDSIAAIRNVVRGLKRGRYRSSPARLGKFKACAEREKIDYKGGLILDVPTRWNSTFMMLDVAIIFEKAFSRYEEEDDRFLSYFNENESGKKRARPPTSTDWESAKIFVNRYKMKYLKYCFESVYDTEIVTKIVAVAVVLDPKYLKYCCCCA